One segment of Campylobacter sp. CNRCH_2014_0184h DNA contains the following:
- a CDS encoding HD domain-containing protein yields the protein MISVELIEHIFKAASISRWNDYPRMTNLVELDKQAHKFIIAYFIAKMEKDVNMRFIIEAGIFEFLSRVVVTDIRPDVYHEITRAKNEQVSAWVLSKIAPMIQDIENGEFLKRYELFLQGKDYAKERLILKAASYFATRWEFNIVYQTSSFLSDIDEIKAKVEEELEDYYELIGARKIALNQKISKIIDLSGRLRFQKRWAQTPRIPETAVLGHMLVVAILSYFYSLEVKACDGRIESNFYCALFHDLPESLTRDIISPVKYGIDGLNEIINEYEMKLINEKILPFIPLSFREEFSYILGIREGQNEESAFVKNEFENRIFNNKPSVYSGSLDAVNEDRFKAIDGKALKYCDKLAAFIEAALSISYGVKSKELESGFVGMYEYFKTNPTINGINFFRICEDIKGYFKL from the coding sequence ATGATTAGCGTAGAATTAATAGAGCATATTTTTAAAGCTGCTTCTATATCAAGATGGAATGATTATCCTAGAATGACAAATTTAGTCGAACTTGATAAACAAGCGCATAAATTCATCATTGCTTATTTCATTGCTAAAATGGAAAAAGATGTCAATATGCGCTTTATCATAGAAGCGGGGATTTTTGAGTTTTTAAGTAGGGTAGTAGTGACTGATATACGCCCTGATGTGTATCATGAGATAACGCGTGCAAAAAATGAGCAGGTAAGTGCTTGGGTGTTAAGCAAAATCGCACCGATGATTCAAGATATTGAAAATGGTGAGTTTTTAAAACGTTATGAGCTTTTTTTACAAGGTAAAGATTATGCTAAAGAAAGGCTTATTTTAAAAGCTGCTTCGTATTTTGCGACAAGATGGGAGTTTAATATAGTTTATCAAACTAGCTCGTTTTTAAGTGATATTGATGAGATTAAGGCTAAGGTTGAAGAAGAATTAGAAGATTATTATGAATTAATCGGTGCAAGAAAAATAGCTCTTAATCAAAAAATTTCTAAAATAATCGATCTAAGCGGGCGTTTGCGTTTTCAAAAAAGATGGGCGCAAACTCCAAGGATTCCAGAAACTGCAGTTTTAGGGCATATGCTTGTGGTAGCTATTTTGTCTTATTTTTATTCTTTAGAAGTAAAAGCATGCGATGGTAGAATAGAAAGCAATTTTTATTGCGCTTTGTTTCATGATTTGCCTGAAAGTTTAACTAGAGATATCATCTCTCCGGTAAAATATGGCATAGATGGTTTAAATGAAATCATCAATGAGTATGAAATGAAGCTTATTAATGAGAAAATTTTACCTTTTATACCACTATCTTTTAGAGAGGAATTTAGCTATATACTTGGTATTAGAGAAGGACAAAATGAAGAAAGTGCCTTTGTAAAAAATGAATTTGAAAATCGTATTTTTAATAATAAGCCAAGTGTTTATAGTGGTAGTTTAGATGCGGTTAATGAAGATCGTTTTAAGGCTATTGATGGAAAGGCTTTGAAATATTGTGATAAATTAGCAGCTTTTATAGAAGCAGCTTTGTCAATTAGCTATGGAGTAAAGTCTAAAGAGCTTGAAAGCGGTTTTGTGGGAATGTATGAATATTTTAAAACAAATCCGACTATTAATGGGATAAATTTCTTTAGAATTTGTGAGGATATTAAAGGGTATTTTAAACTTTAA
- the fic gene encoding protein adenylyltransferase Fic has translation MILTNKLGIKNQLELAKEEERISKLKAKALFESGFLDTLKAGSFESLRVIHQKLFEDIYDFAGKIREVNISKENFRFAPAVYLHEAIKKIELMEQSCFEQIVEKYVEMNVAHPFREGNGRSMRIWLDLILKKELKKVVDWSLIDKDDYIMAMQRSPIKDVEIKILLQNALSDDIHSFNIFARGIDASYYYEGYTLYKTKELF, from the coding sequence ATGATACTTACAAATAAACTTGGTATAAAAAATCAACTAGAATTAGCCAAAGAAGAGGAAAGAATAAGCAAACTAAAGGCAAAAGCTTTATTTGAAAGTGGTTTTTTAGATACATTAAAAGCAGGAAGTTTTGAAAGCTTAAGGGTAATTCATCAAAAATTATTTGAAGATATTTATGATTTTGCAGGAAAAATAAGAGAAGTAAATATTTCAAAAGAAAATTTTAGATTTGCTCCTGCTGTTTATTTACATGAAGCAATTAAAAAAATAGAACTCATGGAGCAATCTTGCTTTGAACAAATTGTAGAAAAATATGTAGAAATGAATGTAGCTCATCCTTTTAGAGAAGGAAATGGTAGAAGCATGAGAATTTGGCTTGATTTAATACTTAAAAAAGAGTTGAAAAAAGTGGTTGATTGGAGTTTGATTGATAAAGATGATTATATAATGGCAATGCAAAGAAGCCCTATTAAAGATGTAGAGATAAAAATTTTACTTCAAAATGCTTTGAGTGATGACATTCATAGCTTTAATATTTTTGCAAGAGGGATTGATGCAAGCTATTATTATGAAGGATATACACTCTATAAAACAAAAGAGCTTTTTTGA